Genomic window (Flavobacteriales bacterium):
GTGGTCCAACTCCTACGGAAGGACGGTGTTTTCTTTTGAACGCCATGCCGTATTGGCAAACCCGTGGCAACGATTTCACCGAGCTCTGCCCGGATGAGCCGCAGCCAGTGCTGGGCACCTTGAGCAACGACAACCTACCGATCTACACCAACGCGTTGGAGCGGATGCGGATCACCACGGCGGGGCGCGTGGGAATTGGTACGGGTGCCCCGGCCCAACAATTAGATGTGGCCACATCGGATGTGAGCGGCGGGATGAACCTCACCAACACCCGCAGTGATGCCAATGCCCATACGGAGATCCGCTTTATGAAAGGAACTGATCAACGATGGGGCTTGGGATGCGACTTCGGGGCGAACGGAGGACAGGATTTTTTCCTTTGGGACGAGTGGGCCCATTCAAGGCGCTTGGCCGTGGACGGGAATGGTCGCGTGCTGATAGGTGGCGATGCCGTGCCGGGAACGGACCTGCTCTACAAGCTCTATGTGGAAGGCGGCATTGCTACCCGCGATGTAAAGGTTACTTCCCAACCTTTTCCGGACTACGTCTTTGCCCCGAACTATGCCCTGATGCCCCTTGCGGAACTTGAACGGTTCTTAAAGACCGAGCATCACTTACCCGGCTTTGCGAGCGCAGCCGAAGTGGAGGCCGCAGGGGGCTTTGAGGTGGGCGACATGAGCACGCGCCTGTTGAAGCTTGCTGAGGAACAAAGCCTCTACATCCTGCAGCTCAATAAGGAAGTGGAGGAGTTGAAGGCGCGCTTAACGGAACTTGAAGTACGGCATTAAGGCAGCGCAATGGCACGTTCCATCGTCTTCCTGCTAAGCCTGCTATTTGGCGCACTGTTTGCCCAGGCGCAGTACATCACGCTGCAAGGTGATCAGTTCATGGATGAGCATGGCGAACCGTTCTACCCGGTGATGATGAGCTACTATCTGGACTTGTATTACTTCGGCACTACAGTACTACCTGTGGATCCGGATGAAACGTTCATGGACGAACATGTCGGCTTTGGCCGCTATGTTTTCTATTGCGCTGATGAGGAGTATGATTTTCCGGTGGACCAAGGTGCCCTTAGCGTTCTCCAAGACCTCAAAGAGATGAAGGCGGATGGCTTCAACACCGTGCGGCTTATCAATTTCGTGATAAAGAAGACGTTGGAAGCGGGTTTCACGGTGAAGATCGATCTCTATCCGCTACCGAATGACAACGAATACGTCAACATGTACCCGCCCTATTCCGGTGATCCCGCCATCAATCCGGTCTGTGCCAAGTATTTTGACATGATCCTCCAGACATGCACCATGGCGAACAGCTTGGACATGAAGGTGAGCGTGGAAGTGGTGACCGGCGATGCCATTGTCACGGCCACGGTGGGGGATGCCATGAACAACGACCAGATCGCCTTTTTACAGGCGTTCGCATCATTCATTCACGCCCATCAAGTGCATAATTTGATCGGCTATGAATTTGCGGGCGAGCCCACCTTGGCCTCCGCCAATATCCCAACTTTACGGACCAGGCATGATCTATGCGAACTCGTCACCTCGTGGAACGATGTGACGAAAGCGGCAGATCCGGACCACTTGACCTGCGTGGGCGCGGGCTTCTTTCAGGATGTCTTCCGCAACGGATGGGACCCCATGATCTTCCCCGTCGACTATGCATCCATCCATTGGTATCCCGGGCCGGATATCTACGAAGACCCTGCGACCTACAAACAGAGCATGACCGAGCGGTACCTCAACAACTTCCGCTTCTATGACCGTTACTTGAAAAAGCCCTACATCTTGGACGAGACCGGTTTCTCGGCCGAGGACCCGTTGCACCCGCCTGACTATACCAACCCTAATCCCTATCTCCATTACCCATTGGCATGCTGGGGGGATGAACAGGACCAACAGGACTTTGTGGAGAACACCTTCCTCCCCATCCGGGACAGCCGTTGCGCGGGTTATTCCTGGTGGATCTTCCACAACCAATGGGTAACCGACCCGAACGCGAACAACACGAACCCCACGGATCCCACATATATCTCGCTACCGGGGTTCAAAGAGCGCTACTTCGGCCTGCTGCGCTTTGGCGGCGCGGACCCTAATCCCGCACCCGGCCAAACGGGTTGGGAGGGATCCCGCAAGCTGGTGGCCGCCACCTTCGCGGCCTATGCCGCCAACCCGCCAGCACCCGCCCCCATGGCGCCCGTGCCCGCTGCTTTGGATATGAACGACCGCTACTTCAACCCGTACATGCATCCGGTGAACAACACCACACATGCCGATGAAGGCTCAACGCCGTGGACCTTCGGCACCCTTACGGGCCAAGTGGTGAACCAAACCAGTGAGGGTATTGCCGGAGCTGTCCTTTTGGGTGGGGCTATTGTGGCACCTGCTAAGCCGCTACAGAACCGCCCGAATCCCATCTACTACAACTACTACACCTACACAGATGACGACGGCTACTTCGAGATCCGGGGAAAGGATCCGCTTCCCTCCTTAAATGAACGTGCGGAATCTCTATTGACCGATCCTGGCAACACCAAGGACGGCACCATTCAGACCTTGGAGGTGGGCGCTTATGCCTCCCAGTGGACCGGTTCGGGTTGGGCCGGCGAAGACGGGAGCGATGCTTTTGAAGCGAATCACACCTACATCCTGAACTCCTTGCAATACCGCTACGATGTGGTGCTGGACAATATCGTTATCCCATCCGGCACTACCGAGGACCACAGCGGCTTGTCCACACTGACCGCCGAGGATGTGACCATAGCCGGGTCTTCCGAACTGAAAGCCCGTTACGAGGTACACTTGAAGCCCGGCTTCCATGCCACAACGAGCAGTGAATGCCACATCTACACCGTTCCCCTCAATTTGACTTGTGATGAGATAAGCGGGGCGCAACTTTTCTCCGTTCAACAAACCCAAGGAGGCGCTTCAGGTTATCGCAGCCCGACAAATACGGAGAAGAAGGAAGTGCCGCTGGACTTCCACTTCAAGGAATTTTCCATTCAACTTGATGTGTTCCCAAACCCGGCAAGCGAACAGGTGAAGGTGCAACTTACAGGGTCTGCACTGGATGGAAATGCGCATTGGGATCTCCTGCTCTTGAACAGCGAGGGAAAAGAGATCCTTGGGCAACCCTTCAGCGGTATGAGCTGTGCGCTGGATATGGCGCCGCTAGCCTCCGGCACATACACAGTAGTGGTGCGGTCGTCCGACCGGACCTTGCGACAACGGATCGTAAAACCATAGACATCATGCGTACCGCACTCCTCCTCACGCTCTGCTTTCTCTCCCAGCTACTTGCTGCCCAAACATGGCAGTGGTCCCAGCAAATTGGTGGGCCGGGTGACGAAACCGCCGCCATTGCCGGAACCGATGCAACCGGGGCTGTGTATCTCTATGGCCGTTATGACAGTCATTGGAACAGTGAGGCTTATGGGCTGTACATAGGACCGGACACCCTACAGGAAGCCAACCACAGCACCTATTTGGCAAAGTTCAGCACAGATGGCACACTACAATGGTTGCGAAGCTGCACGAGCATTATAGGAATTGAGATCAATAATGCATTTCTGGATCCAGTTTCGCAGAAACTTTATGTGGTCGGGGGGTACGTAAATTCTTGCAGTCTTGATACGGTCTCACTTTCAACCGGTTCAAATGTCGCTGCCTTTCTTTCCCAATGGGATCTGGATGGACATTGCCAGTGGGCGCGGAACGTGGCATTCAGTGGGTTCGACAGCCAACGTAGCTGCGATATCGGGGCTGTAACAGTTGATGACCAAGCTCGAATACTTATTGCTGGGCATACGGCTACACTTCCGGTGAATCATCTGGCTGGAAGAGAGGTGCCTCCAGGTACGTTTGCTTCAGCCTACAATTCATCCGGTGATACTTTATGGACCCGCATGGTGTCTACTTATAATGGCACCTCTCCCATGTTAGATCCCCTTGAAATGCACACTTGGAACGGAGATGCATTTGTGTACAATGCGCTTTACATGGATAACGCTTCGGATACTTTACTGGTCGGCGATAGTGTGGTGACCGGCCTAAGTGGTGGCGGCTATGCCCTGTTCAGGCTGAATTCGAATAATGGCGATCTGGGATGGTTCACAACGGATGGATGGCCTCTGGGCCCCGCGGACCGGCGGTCGCCACACCTCTTTGTTCTTGATGAAATGGGCCAAGCATTCATAGCTGGGGGCTACGGTGTCGGGGTATTTGGCACCGATACGCTTGATGCTCCGGGGGCAGGCTCCGCAGGTTTCATTGCGAGGTACGATACATCCGGGACTCTCCTTTGGGTCCGTGGCTATGAATCCATTGGCGGCACGGTAAGCCTTACTGCCCTTTCCCTGCGCCCCGGTGGGGGACTTTATGCAGTCGGTTCAATGGTTGGTACGGTGAATTGGGATGGTATCACTCACACTGCTACCACTTTTGATCTGATGCTTGCAACGTTCTCGGAAACAGGAGAATGCCTGGGGATCGATAGTGATGTCGGTTCGGCATTTGGCAGCAGTATAGTCCCGGCTTATGATGGCATTTACCTGGCTGGAGGTTTTCCGGTGAGTACAGATTGGCCACCCTACTTACCGATCACCTTTGGCAATATGACGTACAACACCTTCGGCTGGAAGGACGCATTCATCGCCAAGCACTCCTTGGCCACCAGCATTCCGACTCAATCTATGGGATCCGATGGCCTGCACATCTATGCCAACCCCAACCGGGGCAGCTTCCAATTGGAAATGCCCGATGCCTTCGCCAACGAGCGCGATCTGGTCCTGCGCATTTACGACAGCACGGGCCGCATGGTGCTGGAGCAGCCCATGGACATGACCGGGGAGGCGGTCCACTTGGACGTGTTCGATGCGGTACCGGGGTTTTACAATGTCACGCTTACCAATGGGCGCCGGTCTTGTAGTGGGAGCATGGTGGTGGAGTAGGCCTCACCGCTCAATGCATTCATTTGCCGGAACTGACCACTGAACCACCCCGCGCCGTCGCCGACTCGGCCTTCGTAGCCACTTCGGCGAAGTAGGCACCCGCTATGGCGAAGTGCGACCGGCCCCTCCTTGAAGGAAGGAGGGGAGACGACCCTTGGCATTGATCGTTCGGGACATCGTAAGGTTTCCCTTGCACCTGTCGCAAGTGATTCCCTTCAGGATGGCCATTTTTGCACGCTCCATGTCCTTTCGCGCCCGCTTCATCTTACTGCTCTTTCTTTCGATCATCTTGGGCGGAATATCGCAGGCGCAGGTGGTGAACATCGAAGGGCGCCGCTTCATGAACGATACCGTGCCTTGGACCGGCTTCGTGAACTTCCGCTTCAATGTGGCCGAGAGCGGACAGCGCTCTTTGAACGTCGGCTTGAACGGTGCGGTCCAACACATCGAAGGGCGAAGCCGCTACATGTTCATCAACGACATTTCCTTCAGCCAGGTGGAGGCGAACGAGTTCCTGAACACCGGTTTCCAGCACCTGCGCTACAACTACCGCGTGGACTCCACGTGGACCGGCGAGGCCTTCGCCCAATCGCAGTACAACAAGCCGCTACGCTTGGACCTGCGCCTGATGATCGGTGCCGGCCCGCGCTTCACCGCCGTGGACAATGCCAAGATGCGGGTGAACCTCGGCACGGCGGTGATGCTGGAACGGGAGGATGTCACCGACGGTCCCATCACCACGCTGTGGCGCAGCAGCAGCTATGTTTCAGCGACGCTCAAATTCACCGGCATGGCCAGCTTGACCACCGTTGTCTATTACCAGCCCAAGCTCTTCGACGCCAGCGACCACCGCATCGCCGTGGAGGGCGGCCTGCTCATCAACGTCACCAAGCACATGACCCTGGAAAGCCGCCTGAACCTGTTGAAGGACAGCGCGCAGCCGGAGGGCGTGCCCTCGCTCACCTACAGTTGGAACAATTTGTTCGGGTACCGGTTCTGAACGGCGTTCGTAAGGGCGGAAGATCTTCCGCCCTTACTTGAACGCCGCCAATCCGGTCACCTCGTGGCCGGTGATCAGCAGGTGGATGTCGTGCGTGCCTTCGTAGGTCACCACGCTTTCGAGGTTCATCATGTGGCGCATGATGGGGTACTCGTTGGTGATGCCCATGCCGCCGAGGATCTGCCGCGCTTCGCGGGCCACGGTGAGGGCCAAATGCACGTTGTTGCGCTTGGCCATGCTGATCTGCGCGGTGGTGGCGCGGTTCTCGTTCTTCAGCACGCCTAAGCGCCAGGTGAGCAGTTGGGCCTTGGTGATCTCAGTGATCATTTCGGCGAGCTTCTTCTGCGTGAGCTGGAACTGCCCGATCGGTTTGCCGAACTGGATGCGTTCCTTGCTATAGCGCAGGGCGGTGTCATAACATTCCAAGGCCACGCCGAGGGTGCCCCAGGAGATGCCGTAGCGTGCGCTGTCCAAACAGCCTAAGGGTGCGCCGAGCCCGCTCTTGTTGGGCAGCAGGTTGGCCTTGGGCACTTTCACATTGTCGAACACGAGTTCGCCGGTGGGGCTGGCACGCAGGGAGAGCTTGCCGTGCGTGGTGGGGGTGGTGAAGCCCTCCATGCCCCGCTCCACCACGAGGCCATGGATGCGGCCCTCGGTGTTCTCTGCCTTGGCCCACACCACCGCGATGTCCGCGATGGGGCTGTTGCTGATCCACATCTTGGCGCCGTTCAGCAGGTAGTGGTCGCCCTTGTCCTGAAAGGTGGTGACCATGCCGCCGGGGTTGCTGCCGTGGTCCGGCTCGGTGAGGCCGAAGCAGCCGATCATCTCACCGGCGGCGAGCTTGGGCAGCCACTTCATGCGCTGTTCCTCATTGCCGTATTTCCAGATCGGGTACATCACCAAGCTGCCTTGCACGCTGCAGAGGCTGCGCAGGCCGCTGTCCACGCGCTCGATCTCCTGCATGATCAGGCCGTAGCTGATCTGGTCCAGGCCCATGCCGCCGTATTCCGTGGGGATGTTGGGGCCGAACGCACCGATCTCCGCCAGCCCGGGAATGATCTCCGGGTGGAACTCGGCCTTCTCGAAGCTCTCCTCGATGATGGGCTTGATGTGCTTGCTGACGTGCTTCCGCGTGGTATCGCGGATCAGCTTGTGCTCATCGGTGAGCAGCTCGTCCATCAGGTAATGGTCGTGGGCTTGGTACAGGTCGGTGGCGTTGCGCGCGGGGTCTTTGGCTTTGGTGCTCATGGGAGGGCTTGAAGGCCGCGAATTTACTCCGTCCAAGTGAAAGGCCGTCAGTAGCTGCCGCTGCCAACTGCTGACTGCAACTGCCAACTGTCAATAGCACAACGGATGTCAAGACCCTACTTTCGCGGCGCAATGGACCAGGTACGGGCAGTGGACGCCTTGAGTTCCGGTTGGCTGGCAGGCGTTCTGCTCTTGGCCTTGGGCATTATAGCCTGGGTGAACATGGTCTCGCCCAAGCAGTGGACGGTCCTCGGGCGTTCCTTCGGGGCGCTGAGGCTGGGTAAACATCGCCTTCGTGAGGACCTGGACCTGCGGGACCGGACGTTGACCGGCTTAGTGGTGCTGTCCACGCTGGTGATCGCGATGTTCGCCTACCAGGTCCTGCTCTTTCATGGCTGGATACCCCATGGGATCAAGGAGTTTGGACGGATCCTCCTGATGGTGGCGGCGGTGATCGTGGCACAGGTGGTGTTGTTGCGGGCGATCGCGGTACTCCCTGCCACGGATGGCGGAACGGAGGAATACCTCTATACCGTGATCGTGATGCATGTGGTGATGGGCCTGCTGCTGCTTCCGGTCGTCACCTTGATGTCCTTCCCCTGGAGGGTGGCCTGGCGGGAGTGGGCATGGGTCCTCGGGGCGGCTGTCATCACCTTGACCGTCGCCTTCCGATGGGTCCGGGCGACCAGCATCGGGGTGGGCAACGGGGTACCCCTGCGATATATTTTCCTTTACATTTGCGCCTTCGAAATCCTGCCGGTCGCGCTCGCGCTTGAACATGCCCGACAATTCGTTCCTCCTTCGCACAACCTTTAAGCAGCGCGGAACTTGAAGATCAAGACCATTCTCGTCACTCAGCCGGCCCCCACCGACGAGCGTTCGCCCTACTTTGCCTTGGCGAAGAAGTTCGGCCTGAAGATCGACTTCAAGCCGTTCATCAAGATCGAGGCGGTACCCGGCCAGGAGTTCCGGCAGGAGCGCATCACCGTGCTGGACCATAGCGCCATCGTGCTCACCAGCCGCAACGCGGTGGACCACTTCTTCCGCATGTGCAAGGAGCTCCGCCTCACGGTGCCCGAGTCCATGAAGTACTTCTGCGTCTCGGAAAGCGTGGCCTACTACGTGCAGAAGTACATCGTATACCGCAAGCGGAAGGTCTTTATCGGGAGGCTGACCTTCAGCGACCTGATGGACGTGATCAAGAAGCACAAGGGCGAGAAGTTCCTCGTGCCCGGTTCCGACATCCAGAAGCCGGAGATCCCCAAGTTGCTGGACAAGGCCGGCGTGGACTATACCAACGCAGTGTTCTACCGCACGGTGGCGAGCGACCTCAGCGACATGCGCAACGTGCATTACGACATGCTGGTGTTCTTCAGTCCCGGCGGCATCGAAAGCCTGCGGAAGAATTTCCCGGACTACGAGCAGAAGGACACGGTGATGGCCGCCTTCGGCCCCACCACGGCCAAAGCCGTGCGCGAAGCCGGGCTGAGGCTGGACATCGAGGCACCGCTGCCCGAGGCCCCTTCCATGACGGGTGCCATCGAACTCTTCCTGAAGAACGGTGCCAAGATCGAGGCCAAGACCGCCAAGACCGAAGCCAAGGCCAAGCGCGCCGCACCGGCGAAAAAAGCCGCGAAGCCCGCTAAAAAGGCAGCCGCCAAGTCCGCCAAGGGAGGCAAGAAGTGACACGGGGCA
Coding sequences:
- a CDS encoding SprB repeat-containing protein — encoded protein: MAADSLVVSMQVSNYNGFEVSCFGEKDGWIDLTVTGGQSPYHYKWSNGPTTQDVEELAAGYYKVDVIDADGLHAVGEVTLDQPLSMKLDVDVYEYSNGYNISCYNCSNGNASVMVLGGAPPFTTTWSDGPTGADRYNLAAKDYKITTADANGCEGTSATIYLRGPDRSDWSMSGNPGTTPGPQYIGTPDNKDVVFKSNGQERLRLLSNGDIRLWGADTTVGPLYRDSDGSLKMGGGPTPTEGRCFLLNAMPYWQTRGNDFTELCPDEPQPVLGTLSNDNLPIYTNALERMRITTAGRVGIGTGAPAQQLDVATSDVSGGMNLTNTRSDANAHTEIRFMKGTDQRWGLGCDFGANGGQDFFLWDEWAHSRRLAVDGNGRVLIGGDAVPGTDLLYKLYVEGGIATRDVKVTSQPFPDYVFAPNYALMPLAELERFLKTEHHLPGFASAAEVEAAGGFEVGDMSTRLLKLAEEQSLYILQLNKEVEELKARLTELEVRH
- a CDS encoding T9SS type A sorting domain-containing protein, producing MARSIVFLLSLLFGALFAQAQYITLQGDQFMDEHGEPFYPVMMSYYLDLYYFGTTVLPVDPDETFMDEHVGFGRYVFYCADEEYDFPVDQGALSVLQDLKEMKADGFNTVRLINFVIKKTLEAGFTVKIDLYPLPNDNEYVNMYPPYSGDPAINPVCAKYFDMILQTCTMANSLDMKVSVEVVTGDAIVTATVGDAMNNDQIAFLQAFASFIHAHQVHNLIGYEFAGEPTLASANIPTLRTRHDLCELVTSWNDVTKAADPDHLTCVGAGFFQDVFRNGWDPMIFPVDYASIHWYPGPDIYEDPATYKQSMTERYLNNFRFYDRYLKKPYILDETGFSAEDPLHPPDYTNPNPYLHYPLACWGDEQDQQDFVENTFLPIRDSRCAGYSWWIFHNQWVTDPNANNTNPTDPTYISLPGFKERYFGLLRFGGADPNPAPGQTGWEGSRKLVAATFAAYAANPPAPAPMAPVPAALDMNDRYFNPYMHPVNNTTHADEGSTPWTFGTLTGQVVNQTSEGIAGAVLLGGAIVAPAKPLQNRPNPIYYNYYTYTDDDGYFEIRGKDPLPSLNERAESLLTDPGNTKDGTIQTLEVGAYASQWTGSGWAGEDGSDAFEANHTYILNSLQYRYDVVLDNIVIPSGTTEDHSGLSTLTAEDVTIAGSSELKARYEVHLKPGFHATTSSECHIYTVPLNLTCDEISGAQLFSVQQTQGGASGYRSPTNTEKKEVPLDFHFKEFSIQLDVFPNPASEQVKVQLTGSALDGNAHWDLLLLNSEGKEILGQPFSGMSCALDMAPLASGTYTVVVRSSDRTLRQRIVKP
- a CDS encoding DUF481 domain-containing protein; translated protein: MSFRARFILLLFLSIILGGISQAQVVNIEGRRFMNDTVPWTGFVNFRFNVAESGQRSLNVGLNGAVQHIEGRSRYMFINDISFSQVEANEFLNTGFQHLRYNYRVDSTWTGEAFAQSQYNKPLRLDLRLMIGAGPRFTAVDNAKMRVNLGTAVMLEREDVTDGPITTLWRSSSYVSATLKFTGMASLTTVVYYQPKLFDASDHRIAVEGGLLINVTKHMTLESRLNLLKDSAQPEGVPSLTYSWNNLFGYRF
- a CDS encoding acyl-CoA dehydrogenase family protein; the encoded protein is MSTKAKDPARNATDLYQAHDHYLMDELLTDEHKLIRDTTRKHVSKHIKPIIEESFEKAEFHPEIIPGLAEIGAFGPNIPTEYGGMGLDQISYGLIMQEIERVDSGLRSLCSVQGSLVMYPIWKYGNEEQRMKWLPKLAAGEMIGCFGLTEPDHGSNPGGMVTTFQDKGDHYLLNGAKMWISNSPIADIAVVWAKAENTEGRIHGLVVERGMEGFTTPTTHGKLSLRASPTGELVFDNVKVPKANLLPNKSGLGAPLGCLDSARYGISWGTLGVALECYDTALRYSKERIQFGKPIGQFQLTQKKLAEMITEITKAQLLTWRLGVLKNENRATTAQISMAKRNNVHLALTVAREARQILGGMGITNEYPIMRHMMNLESVVTYEGTHDIHLLITGHEVTGLAAFK
- a CDS encoding DUF4271 domain-containing protein, with product MDQVRAVDALSSGWLAGVLLLALGIIAWVNMVSPKQWTVLGRSFGALRLGKHRLREDLDLRDRTLTGLVVLSTLVIAMFAYQVLLFHGWIPHGIKEFGRILLMVAAVIVAQVVLLRAIAVLPATDGGTEEYLYTVIVMHVVMGLLLLPVVTLMSFPWRVAWREWAWVLGAAVITLTVAFRWVRATSIGVGNGVPLRYIFLYICAFEILPVALALEHARQFVPPSHNL
- a CDS encoding uroporphyrinogen-III synthase, with the protein product MKIKTILVTQPAPTDERSPYFALAKKFGLKIDFKPFIKIEAVPGQEFRQERITVLDHSAIVLTSRNAVDHFFRMCKELRLTVPESMKYFCVSESVAYYVQKYIVYRKRKVFIGRLTFSDLMDVIKKHKGEKFLVPGSDIQKPEIPKLLDKAGVDYTNAVFYRTVASDLSDMRNVHYDMLVFFSPGGIESLRKNFPDYEQKDTVMAAFGPTTAKAVREAGLRLDIEAPLPEAPSMTGAIELFLKNGAKIEAKTAKTEAKAKRAAPAKKAAKPAKKAAAKSAKGGKK